The nucleotide sequence TCGTGTGCCGCATCCGGCGCGGGCGTATGGACCGGCTACTGAAAACGGTATTGATCGGCGTGGCGCTGTGCTATGCCGTCGGCGCCATCGTGGTGGCGGAAGGGCTTTGGGCGATATGGGGCTCGGCCTGGTCCGCCGTCATGGGCGTCGTATTCCTGGCTTCGCTGGCCTTGCGCCGGCCGGTCTTCCTGACAGTGCTGCCGCAGGGCCCCGGGTCTTCTTCCGGCCGCCCGGCCGCGGTGCTCACGGCCGCCTGGGGCGCGGCGTTTCTTTTCGAGGGCTGGTGGCGCCTGTGGTCGCGCGCGGACTGGCCGTTCGAGCACTTCCTTGCCGCGGTCCCCGCCGTCAGCTATCTGGTCGTGGCGGCGCTGGTGGCCTGGTCGTTCTGGTACACCGCCAGAATCGCGCGGCGCCCGGCCAACTGATACGTCCGCCGCACTCCCGCTGTACCATAGCCGGCATGTCGCGTTTTCCCAGTCCCCATCTGGCGATGCCGGCCGGACGCGCCGACACCGCTTCCGGCCGCACGCTGCAGCCCGCCGATTTCGTCGCGCTGGCGCGCCTGCGTTTCACCCTGCGCCAGTTCACGGCCTTCAGCGAGACGGCCGCCGCCGAACGGGGATTGACGCCTCAGCAGCACCAGGCCTTGCTCGCCATCAAGGCGGCCCCCGAAGAAACCATGACGGTGGGCGAAATCGCGGAGTGGCTGCTGTTGCGCCCGCACAGCGCCGGGGAACTGGTCAACCGCCTGGAACGCATGGACCTGGTACAACGCCATGCGGATACGAGCGACCGGCGCAAGGTGAAGGTGGGGCTCACGCGCCTGGCGCAGGACAAACTGGATGCCCTGTCGGCCGCGCATTTCGAAGAACTGCGCGCCATCGGCCCTTTGCTGCGCGACCTGCTGGCGCACTTCGATTCCGAAAGCGGCGGCGAATAGGCATCCAGGCGGCGCCCTCTCCGCCGCCGGCCGGGCACTATCCGGCCAAGGCGCGCAAGCCGGCCAGGGACTGTTCCAGTTCATCCGTCAATACCGCAACCAGTTCGCCCGCCGGCAAGGCCCGCGACAGCCTGACCGCCTGCCCCGCCCATTGCGCGGCGAAGTCGCTGTTGCCCCGCGCCTTCGCGGCGGCGTTCAAGGCCTTGCCCGCGTCGTAGGCGATGGGGTAGTCCGGCACGGGTGGGCTGTCCGGCGCTTCGCCCAGGCGCATCAGGCGGTTGTACAGGCCCCGCGCGCGACGGCCCGAGATGGCGGCCGTCATGGCGGTTACCGCGCCGGGATCCGTCAGCGCGACACGGAACGCGGCGTCGGCGGACGATTCCGGGCAGGCCACGAAGGCCGTGCCCAGCTGCGCGGCCTGCGCGCCCAGCGCGAGGACGGCGGCGATACCGGCCCCGTCCATGATGCCGCCCGCCGCCACCACCGGGATCCGCAGATGGCGCGCCAGCAAGCGGGTCAGCGCGAGCGTGCCCAGGCGTTCGTCGCGCGCCTGGGAATCGAATACCCCGCGATGGCCGCCCGCTTCATAGCCCTGCGCGACGACCGCGTCGATGCCCGCGTCCTGGATGCGCAAGGCCTCTTCCAGGCTGGTGGCGCTGGCCATCAGGTAGATGCCGGCATCGCGCAGCGCCCGGATGCGCGATGCATCGGGCAGGCCGAAATGAAAACTGACGACGGCGGGCCGCTGCGTCACGAAGACATCGAGCATCGCATCGTCCTGGACGAAGCTTTTATAGATCTCGCCAAGGGATGCGGGCGGCTCGGCGCCGAACTCGCGGAACACCGGCGCCAGATAGGATAGCCAGGCGGCCTCCGCCTGGGCGTTGGCCACGGCGGGGACATGGCAGAACACATTCACGCCGAAGGGGCGCTGCGTCAGGGCGCGCGTATCGGCGATCGCCTTGCTGGCGGCCTGCGGCGTCATCGCGCCCACGCCCAGGAAACCCAGCGCCCCCGCATTGGCGGCCGCGGCGGCCAGGGCCGGGGTGGTCACGCCGGCCATGGGGGCCTGGATGACGGGTGTGGACAGCCCCAGGCGTTCGGTCAGCGGGGTGTGGAATCGGCTCGGCATGATGGGCTCCTTGGCAAGGGATACGGAAAGCTCGTGGCGGGAAGCGCGATCGTCGGACGGGCGTGGCGTCAGCCTGCCAGGCGCCGCATTTCCCCATAAAAGGCCTTGTAGGCGGATGTGCCGAATCCCGCGCGGCGGATCAGGAAACTGTTGACCGTGCGCAGGAACGTCGTGGTGGCGCCGGCGGCGGCCGGATGCATGTCGAAGACGGATTGCGGGATCGCGGCCACGGCCGTGCCGGCCATGACGCAGGCCAGGATGGATGCATACGAGCCCTGCTCCACGATGCCCCAGCCATCCAGGCTGTCGCCGTCTTGCGCCAGCCATTCGTCCACGCAGTTCCGGTACGTGCAGCCTTGCCCGAAGGCCGCGATGTTGCGCACGCGCACGTCGCGCGCGCGCCGGATGCGCGGATGGGACGGCGGCGCCACCAGCAGCAGCTTTTCGGAAAACAGATAGCTGCCTTCCAGTTCGGGACCGAGCCGGCCCATATCGGCCTGTTCGGGCCGCCCGGTATCCGGATGCGCCACGATGGCGCAGTCCAGGCGATGGGCGCACACCGCATCGGCCAGCGCCTGGGTAGTACCCGTCCTGATATCGATATGCACCGCCGGCCATTTGCGGTTGAAACTGGCCAGCACGCCCGGCAGGCGGCTGGCGGCGGCGGCTTCCATGGAGCCGAGCCGCAATGGGCCGCGCGGCGCTTCATCGCGCACGGCCTGGCGCGCTTCCGCGGCCAGCGCCAGGATGCGCTCGGCATAGTCGAGCAGGCGCTGGCCTTCCGGCGTCAGCACCATGCGGCGGCCGCCGCGCTGGAACAGCGCCGCGCCCAGGTCCTCTTCCAGATTCCTGACGCGCGTGGTCACGTTGGACTGCACGCGCCGCAGGCGCTTGGCGGCGCGGGTGACGCTTTGTTCCTGGGCAACCGCCCGGAAGATTTCCAATTCCGCGATGTCCATCGGCGTGGGATCCTGGTTCTTCAAAAGGGATACTACCGCTATTCAAATTCTCTTTTTAAGATAGTTTTGCGCGCGCTGGATCCAGGGAGGACCTGATCGGATTGCCGCGCTTCGCCTACAAGGCCTGCCGATACAGCGCGGCCGCGTCGTCCCTGCCCAATTCGCGCGGATTGTTCACCAGCAGGCGGGTCTGCCGCATGGCGTCGTCGGCCAGCGTGTCGATGTCGCCGGCGGCGATGCCCACCTCGCCCAGGCGCGCCGGCAGGCCGAGTTCGGCGGGCAGGGTCTCCAGCGTCTCGATCAGCGTCGCCGCGCGCGCCTCCGGCGAGCCGCCCAGGCCGGGCAGTACCTGTTCCGCCAGCTCGGCGTACAGCGGCAGCGCCGCGGGCAGGTTGAAGCGCAGGACCGGCCCCAGCACCAGCGCATTGGAAAGCCCGTGCGGCACATGGAAGCGCGCGCCCACCGGATACGCCAATGCGTGCACGGCCGCGACGGGGGCGTTGGCGAAGGCCATGCCCGCCATGCAGGCGCCCACCAGCATGGCCTGGCGGGCCTC is from Bordetella bronchialis and encodes:
- a CDS encoding MarR family winged helix-turn-helix transcriptional regulator, with product MSRFPSPHLAMPAGRADTASGRTLQPADFVALARLRFTLRQFTAFSETAAAERGLTPQQHQALLAIKAAPEETMTVGEIAEWLLLRPHSAGELVNRLERMDLVQRHADTSDRRKVKVGLTRLAQDKLDALSAAHFEELRAIGPLLRDLLAHFDSESGGE
- a CDS encoding NAD(P)H-dependent flavin oxidoreductase, with amino-acid sequence MPSRFHTPLTERLGLSTPVIQAPMAGVTTPALAAAAANAGALGFLGVGAMTPQAASKAIADTRALTQRPFGVNVFCHVPAVANAQAEAAWLSYLAPVFREFGAEPPASLGEIYKSFVQDDAMLDVFVTQRPAVVSFHFGLPDASRIRALRDAGIYLMASATSLEEALRIQDAGIDAVVAQGYEAGGHRGVFDSQARDERLGTLALTRLLARHLRIPVVAAGGIMDGAGIAAVLALGAQAAQLGTAFVACPESSADAAFRVALTDPGAVTAMTAAISGRRARGLYNRLMRLGEAPDSPPVPDYPIAYDAGKALNAAAKARGNSDFAAQWAGQAVRLSRALPAGELVAVLTDELEQSLAGLRALAG
- a CDS encoding LysR family transcriptional regulator, coding for MDIAELEIFRAVAQEQSVTRAAKRLRRVQSNVTTRVRNLEEDLGAALFQRGGRRMVLTPEGQRLLDYAERILALAAEARQAVRDEAPRGPLRLGSMEAAAASRLPGVLASFNRKWPAVHIDIRTGTTQALADAVCAHRLDCAIVAHPDTGRPEQADMGRLGPELEGSYLFSEKLLLVAPPSHPRIRRARDVRVRNIAAFGQGCTYRNCVDEWLAQDGDSLDGWGIVEQGSYASILACVMAGTAVAAIPQSVFDMHPAAAGATTTFLRTVNSFLIRRAGFGTSAYKAFYGEMRRLAG